In Candidatus Contubernalis alkalaceticus, the following proteins share a genomic window:
- a CDS encoding DEAD/DEAH box helicase, which produces MVDFKKRLGKREIARTIHPCEIYETLDRASDKGPLRPVQEQILQQWYADFIQQRDVILKLHTGQGKTLIGLLILQSRINQETGPAIYLCPDNYLVEQTCKQAESFGINYTVIDKELPDDFIDGKAILITTVKKLFNGETKFRLGAKSITISTILMDDAHACIGYIKDTFTISLKKNIQAYQDILTLFGPELEKQGVGSYADIKNNEYDAFLSVPYWDWQDKVAEVAKILSANRSIPEIRFVWPLIKDILRECRCIISGQNLDISPYALPLGIFGSYWHAQHRIFMSATVNDDSFFIKGLGLDAKTVSNPLCIKDEKWSGEKMILIPSLIDSSLERSEIVNLLAKPKSKAKFGIVALVPSFKGTSDWEKYGSVVADKTSIYQEIERLKNKDFEKTLVIVNRYDGIDLPDHCCRILVIDSKPFSEALEDRYMELCRSKSEIIAIKQAQIIEQGLGRGVRGEKDYCVILLIGTELIKTIRSKETRKHFSQQTNTQVEIGLQIAAFAKDDIKNEISPNMALKNLVNHCLMRDDGWKEFYTENMDNMVQSKSSNRILEIFEAEKKAEREYAQGNSTEACKTIQNLIDMHITTDEEKGWYLQEMARYTYSASKSQANVYQISAHKNNIYLFKPKEGMSITKIPSVSLRRIENIILWIQSFENFEQLQIQIDSILSLLRFGVDAERFEKAIDDLAKALGFVSQRPDREWNEGPDNLWKVRDNEYLLIECKSKVSTSRKEINKDETGQMNNACAWFSKTYGDAQVKRLMIIPTKKVSHAAGFNLNVEIIREGNLKRLTTNVNNFFMEFKNLDLMDIPDKKVQEYLTLHRLTVDDLLGSYSEIPRI; this is translated from the coding sequence ATGGTAGATTTCAAGAAAAGATTAGGGAAAAGAGAAATTGCAAGAACTATTCATCCATGTGAAATTTATGAGACTCTGGACAGGGCGAGTGATAAAGGTCCACTAAGGCCTGTGCAAGAGCAAATATTGCAGCAATGGTATGCTGACTTTATACAACAAAGAGACGTAATACTCAAACTACATACTGGACAGGGAAAAACATTAATTGGTTTACTAATTCTACAATCTCGAATAAATCAGGAAACGGGTCCAGCGATTTACTTATGTCCGGATAATTACCTTGTAGAACAAACTTGTAAGCAAGCCGAAAGTTTTGGTATCAATTATACAGTGATAGATAAAGAATTGCCTGATGACTTTATTGATGGGAAAGCAATTTTAATAACTACAGTTAAAAAGTTATTCAATGGTGAGACAAAATTTAGACTTGGAGCAAAATCTATAACAATATCTACAATCTTAATGGATGATGCCCATGCATGTATAGGCTATATTAAAGATACCTTTACTATCTCGTTAAAAAAGAATATACAGGCGTATCAAGATATATTAACGCTATTCGGACCTGAGTTAGAGAAGCAGGGAGTAGGGTCGTATGCAGATATTAAGAACAATGAATATGATGCATTTTTAAGTGTACCATACTGGGATTGGCAAGATAAAGTTGCCGAAGTGGCCAAAATATTATCAGCTAATCGTAGCATCCCAGAAATTAGATTCGTATGGCCATTGATTAAAGATATTCTTAGAGAGTGTAGGTGCATTATTTCTGGACAAAACTTAGATATCTCTCCTTATGCCCTACCACTAGGGATATTTGGATCATATTGGCATGCTCAGCACAGAATTTTCATGTCGGCAACAGTAAATGATGATTCTTTCTTTATTAAAGGCTTAGGATTAGATGCAAAAACAGTTTCAAACCCACTTTGTATTAAGGACGAAAAATGGTCCGGAGAAAAAATGATATTAATTCCTTCTTTAATAGATTCATCTCTCGAGAGGTCTGAAATTGTTAATCTCTTAGCAAAACCAAAAAGTAAGGCAAAGTTTGGTATTGTCGCTTTAGTCCCTAGTTTCAAAGGAACATCGGATTGGGAGAAATATGGAAGTGTAGTAGCAGATAAAACATCTATATATCAAGAAATAGAGAGACTTAAAAATAAAGATTTTGAAAAAACACTCGTAATCGTTAATAGGTATGATGGTATAGATCTTCCTGATCATTGCTGTAGGATATTGGTTATTGATTCAAAACCTTTTTCGGAAGCTCTTGAAGATAGATATATGGAGTTATGTCGTAGTAAAAGCGAAATTATTGCTATAAAGCAAGCACAAATTATTGAGCAAGGTCTTGGTAGAGGAGTAAGAGGAGAGAAAGATTACTGTGTAATCCTATTAATAGGGACAGAACTCATCAAAACTATAAGAAGCAAAGAAACAAGAAAACACTTTTCTCAACAGACAAATACTCAAGTTGAAATAGGTCTCCAAATAGCTGCCTTTGCTAAAGATGATATAAAAAATGAGATTTCTCCCAACATGGCATTGAAGAACTTAGTTAATCACTGTTTAATGAGAGACGATGGTTGGAAAGAATTTTATACCGAAAATATGGATAATATGGTTCAAAGTAAAAGTTCCAATAGGATTTTAGAGATATTTGAGGCTGAGAAAAAAGCGGAAAGAGAATATGCGCAAGGAAATAGTACTGAAGCTTGTAAAACAATTCAGAACCTTATAGACATGCATATTACAACTGATGAAGAAAAGGGCTGGTATCTACAAGAAATGGCGAGATATACTTATTCAGCATCGAAAAGTCAAGCAAATGTATATCAAATCTCTGCTCATAAGAATAACATTTATCTCTTTAAACCAAAAGAAGGTATGTCAATTACAAAGATTCCTTCAGTTAGTCTTAGAAGAATTGAGAATATTATCTTATGGATTCAAAGTTTTGAAAATTTTGAACAGCTACAAATTCAAATAGATAGTATACTTAGTCTTCTTAGATTTGGTGTCGATGCAGAACGTTTCGAAAAAGCAATCGATGATTTAGCAAAAGCTTTAGGTTTTGTTAGTCAACGACCTGATAGAGAATGGAATGAAGGCCCCGATAATTTATGGAAAGTTCGAGATAATGAGTACTTATTAATCGAATGCAAAAGCAAAGTTAGCACTAGTCGAAAGGAAATAAATAAAGATGAAACGGGTCAAATGAATAATGCTTGTGCTTGGTTCTCTAAGACTTATGGAGACGCTCAAGTTAAAAGATTAATGATTATTCCAACCAAAAAAGTAAGTCATGCTGCGGGATTCAATCTTAATGTGGAAATTATTAGGGAGGGCAACTTGAAGCGCCTTACTACCAATGTAAATAATTTCTTTATGGAGTTTAAGAATCTAGATTTAATGGATATTCCCGATAAAAAAGTTCAGGAATATCTAACATTACATCGATTAACGGTGGATGATTTGTTAGGATCGTATTCAGAAATTCCTAGAATTTAG
- a CDS encoding tyrosine-type recombinase/integrase encodes MSVIGCNSRGEVLKILNFKPADWLFPGSKKGSHITERTVQKIFKVAAQKAGIIKEVSVHNLRNFFPRTCWSEGLT; translated from the coding sequence ATGAGTGTTATAGGGTGTAATAGCCGGGGTGAAGTTTTAAAAATATTGAACTTTAAACCTGCCGACTGGTTGTTTCCAGGAAGCAAAAAGGGGAGCCATATCACAGAGCGTACAGTGCAAAAAATTTTTAAAGTTGCAGCCCAAAAAGCTGGAATAATAAAAGAAGTATCGGTGCATAACCTAAGAAATTTTTTTCCACGCACTTGCTGGAGTGAGGGACTGACATAA
- a CDS encoding DUF3795 domain-containing protein, translating into MKNDLNKQGFHKKYCPGCIPRGESCTHMSNRCELLGKGKVRFCYECEAFPCKRLKSQTSATEQNTI; encoded by the coding sequence ATGAAAAATGACTTAAACAAACAAGGATTCCATAAAAAATATTGTCCCGGCTGTATTCCAAGAGGAGAAAGCTGCACCCACATGTCTAATCGATGCGAATTGCTTGGCAAAGGGAAAGTCCGTTTTTGCTATGAGTGCGAAGCTTTTCCCTGTAAAAGGTTGAAATCTCAGACAAGCGCTACCGAACAAAATACCATATGA
- a CDS encoding flavodoxin domain-containing protein, with protein MSGKILVAYATKSGSTKGVAEAVGRELKKLGFEVDIIPASKVKSIEPYRAIIIGSAARVGRLLPEAMKFAQQYGKQLIKKETAYFTVCMTMEKDTPENQKTVTAYLDPLVKIKEPLSIGLFAGKYDSKSVGLPFRFLLKKLKVPEGDFRKWDKISKWSSDLAEKL; from the coding sequence ATGTCAGGTAAAATTCTGGTAGCTTATGCGACTAAAAGCGGTTCCACAAAAGGTGTTGCAGAAGCTGTAGGTCGAGAATTAAAAAAATTGGGATTTGAAGTAGATATTATTCCTGCCTCAAAGGTTAAAAGCATCGAACCGTACCGGGCTATTATCATTGGCAGCGCCGCAAGGGTAGGACGGTTACTGCCTGAGGCAATGAAGTTCGCACAGCAATATGGTAAACAGCTGATTAAAAAAGAAACTGCTTACTTTACTGTCTGTATGACCATGGAAAAAGATACTCCTGAAAATCAGAAAACGGTGACTGCTTATCTGGATCCCCTGGTTAAGATAAAAGAGCCTCTGAGCATCGGGCTTTTTGCCGGAAAGTACGACAGCAAATCCGTAGGATTACCGTTCCGCTTTCTATTGAAAAAACTAAAAGTACCTGAAGGTGATTTCCGCAAATGGGATAAAATTTCAAAATGGAGCAGTGACCTGGCTGAAAAACTGTAA
- a CDS encoding IS1634 family transposase produces MFVKITPRKKDGKTYYYAELVESYREQGKIKHRRLLYFGSVDQDTAKRLKIAFSRDFDSFTNIDKVDFSTAVPYGNFFLIDSLIKQLDLLEHFSSKFVSSDPHITVPTAIRYIKAMLFQRIIQPDSKLALLEWLPLTPLKHFLDIEKVDLQSLYRSLEILQGNFSIVEQYLYDTAVKKFNQDDKELYYDITSSYFEGCKCIIAEYGYSRDKRRDRKQIVIGLVTTSDGFPIKCKVYPGNRVDKTTVTEVLSELKEKYPIDEIVFVGDRGMLTADNVDAIEQLNQKYVMAIPRAWTKKFIQNTFIDEKEMRKIKKDLYAVFLPSAENQRLLLCLNTQKREDDQKYRTFCIEAIKEELDKLNSSLGKNKNISTRDEAMKRVGLILKLNSTRKYFSVKTVDSKKNNLGFEIHYELKTAKIQSDEKLDGTFVIQSNKKDYSDEKLINTYKNLNRVENAFKVIKNDLDIRPVNHRKKVRVEGHVYICVLAYFITTAIEYIAMDKKLNKSSRKILRQLSQISLLDINLTDSKKKYSITTVQKEHKKILNAYKIKKVEVPNVV; encoded by the coding sequence GTGTTTGTTAAGATAACTCCCCGTAAAAAAGACGGGAAGACCTATTATTACGCTGAATTAGTAGAGTCTTACCGGGAACAGGGAAAGATTAAACATCGACGTCTACTCTACTTTGGTAGTGTAGACCAGGACACGGCCAAAAGGCTTAAGATCGCCTTTTCTCGTGATTTCGATTCTTTCACCAATATAGATAAGGTTGATTTTTCAACAGCTGTTCCTTATGGTAATTTTTTTCTTATCGATTCTTTAATTAAACAACTAGATTTATTGGAGCATTTTAGTTCCAAATTTGTTTCATCGGACCCTCATATAACCGTTCCTACTGCAATCAGGTATATTAAGGCTATGCTATTCCAGAGGATTATACAGCCGGACAGTAAATTGGCCCTTTTAGAATGGTTGCCACTGACACCGCTTAAGCATTTTCTGGATATAGAAAAAGTAGATTTACAGAGTTTATACCGCAGCCTAGAAATTCTTCAGGGAAACTTCAGCATAGTAGAACAGTATCTATATGATACAGCGGTTAAAAAGTTTAATCAGGACGATAAAGAACTTTATTACGATATAACCAGCAGCTATTTTGAGGGATGTAAGTGTATCATAGCTGAGTATGGCTATTCCAGAGATAAACGCAGAGATAGAAAGCAAATTGTGATTGGACTTGTCACCACCTCTGATGGATTTCCCATTAAATGCAAGGTCTATCCGGGAAATAGAGTAGACAAAACAACCGTTACAGAGGTTTTATCCGAACTGAAGGAAAAATACCCCATAGACGAGATTGTTTTTGTCGGTGATCGAGGGATGTTAACTGCTGATAATGTCGATGCAATTGAACAGCTTAATCAAAAGTATGTTATGGCCATCCCCCGGGCCTGGACCAAGAAATTTATTCAAAATACTTTCATTGATGAAAAAGAAATGAGAAAAATCAAAAAGGACCTTTATGCCGTATTTCTTCCTTCGGCAGAGAACCAAAGGCTTTTGTTATGTCTTAATACTCAGAAACGGGAAGACGACCAAAAATATCGCACATTTTGTATTGAAGCCATTAAAGAAGAGTTAGATAAGCTAAATAGTAGCCTGGGTAAAAACAAAAATATCAGCACTCGGGATGAAGCCATGAAAAGAGTGGGGCTTATCTTAAAGCTAAACTCTACCCGCAAATATTTCAGTGTAAAAACTGTTGACAGTAAAAAGAACAATCTGGGTTTTGAAATTCACTATGAGCTAAAAACAGCAAAAATACAAAGCGATGAGAAGTTGGATGGCACTTTCGTAATTCAATCCAATAAAAAAGATTACAGTGATGAAAAGCTTATAAACACATATAAAAATTTAAACAGGGTAGAAAACGCCTTTAAAGTAATCAAAAATGATCTAGACATCAGACCTGTTAATCATCGTAAAAAAGTAAGAGTTGAGGGGCATGTATATATCTGCGTATTGGCCTATTTTATAACTACTGCTATTGAGTATATTGCCATGGATAAAAAGCTTAATAAGTCTTCTCGGAAAATATTAAGACAGCTAAGCCAAATTAGCTTACTTGACATTAACCTGACTGACAGCAAAAAGAAGTATTCGATCACTACAGTACAAAAAGAACATAAAAAAATTCTCAATGCTTACAAAATTAAAAAAGTGGAAGTGCCAAATGTAGTATAG